From a single Brassica oleracea var. oleracea cultivar TO1000 chromosome C5, BOL, whole genome shotgun sequence genomic region:
- the LOC106292646 gene encoding cyclin-dependent protein kinase inhibitor SMR1-like, with translation MRHSNFTHVCIYMYAKTQTHITSPSTSNKFSTSTQKRFSEHKHTFTDMDDLELLQDLSQFNFPATIKIPSKTSKDNKDGDGDNDEVFSCSTPTSQEHKIPSVHDSPPPPPRKPRALPSKPSPTAALMIRSCKRKLLVSTPEIIMNKEEIDRFFSSVYSDTSTTAKRRRRYLYCARR, from the coding sequence ATGCGACATTCTAACTTCACGCATGTGTGCATATACATGTATGCAAAGACACAAACACATATAACAAGCCCCTCTACATCCAACAAGTTTTCTACATCCACACAAAAAAGGTTTTCCGAACATAAGCACACATTTACAGACATGGATGATCTTGAGTTATTACAAGATCTGTCCCAATTCAACTTCCCAGCAACCATCAAGATCCCATCTAAAACCTCTAAAGACAACAAAGACGGCGATGGTGATAACGACGAGGTCTTTAGCTGCAGCACACCCACATCTCAAGAACACAAGATTCCTTCTGTCCACGATTCTCCACCTCCCCCGCCGCGAAAACCTCGTGCACTGCCTTCAAAACCGTCGCCAACAGCGGCTCTGATGATCAGATCGTGTAAGAGGAAGCTCTTAGTGTCAACTCCTGAGATTATCATGAACAAGGAAGAGATTGACCGTTTCTTCTCCTCTGTCTATAGTGACACGTCAACGACGGCTAAACGGCGGAGACGTTATCTTTATTGTGCGCGAAGATGA